In one Flavobacteriales bacterium genomic region, the following are encoded:
- a CDS encoding LytTR family transcriptional regulator, translating into MFQKLKQPFPDKAELKQSLITIFWVGVFVGLFLFLIRPFSIEGPWADLAWASAGFGAVTVVFGWMFELATRFIFKIETHGPSWTLGKWMFTSIILVVWIALGNFLFVNFLSGWNAMGYFSFVRMIGYTSLIGIFPVALSGVLIQLRATQKNEESALDISEHLHSDKEVENQQTIVLEAENGQQLGLKTMDVCYIEAMQNYVTVWFLKDGKLSKEMLRATIASVEEKFAGTDVIRCHRSYLVNVDRIETVYGNAQGLKLKLRDVGVVEVPVSRSYIPKVRELLD; encoded by the coding sequence GTGTTTCAAAAACTCAAACAACCATTTCCGGATAAGGCCGAACTGAAGCAAAGCCTGATCACCATCTTCTGGGTTGGCGTGTTCGTTGGCCTGTTTCTGTTCCTGATCCGTCCTTTCAGTATCGAAGGACCATGGGCCGACCTTGCTTGGGCATCTGCTGGTTTCGGTGCCGTTACCGTGGTTTTCGGTTGGATGTTTGAACTGGCCACCCGATTCATTTTCAAGATAGAAACCCATGGCCCCAGTTGGACGCTTGGTAAGTGGATGTTCACATCGATCATCCTTGTGGTCTGGATAGCGTTGGGCAATTTCCTTTTCGTCAATTTTCTTTCCGGTTGGAATGCCATGGGTTATTTCAGTTTTGTTCGGATGATCGGTTACACATCGCTGATAGGGATTTTTCCCGTGGCGCTTTCCGGTGTGCTTATTCAGCTACGGGCAACGCAGAAGAATGAAGAATCTGCCTTAGATATTTCGGAACATCTTCATTCGGATAAAGAAGTAGAGAACCAGCAAACGATTGTACTCGAAGCCGAGAATGGGCAGCAATTAGGCCTGAAAACGATGGATGTTTGCTACATCGAAGCCATGCAGAACTACGTAACGGTCTGGTTTCTGAAAGACGGAAAGTTGAGCAAGGAAATGCTTCGTGCTACCATCGCCTCGGTAGAAGAGAAGTTTGCAGGAACGGATGTTATCCGCTGTCATCGTTCGTATCTGGTCAATGTGGATCGCATTGAAACGGTTTACGGAAATGCCCAAGGCCTGAAGCTGAAACTCAGGGATGTTGGCGTTGTGGAAGTGCCTGTTTCACGGTCGTATATTCCGAAAGTCAGGGAACTATTGGATTGA
- a CDS encoding enoyl-CoA hydratase/isomerase family protein — protein sequence MSEAVDQGAVVINVDARGIATIEFQHPLSNSLPGKVLRKLAQTIEDAGKDEAVKVMVLKSAGEKAFCAGASFDELISINDLETGKVFFSGFAGVINAMRKAPKFVLCRVQGKAVGGGVGLASAADYTFGTKHAAVKLSELAVGIGPFVVGPAVEKKIGNAAFSQMSIDATTWYSAEWAREKGLYTSIHETIEEMDAAIDVLAEQLAKSNPEAMAMLKKVFWKGTEDWDTLLSARAGMSGKLVLSDFTRNAIGKFKKGER from the coding sequence ATGAGCGAAGCAGTAGATCAAGGAGCCGTAGTTATCAATGTAGATGCTCGAGGTATTGCCACCATCGAGTTCCAGCACCCACTCAGCAACTCCTTACCAGGGAAAGTGCTGCGTAAACTAGCACAGACCATTGAGGATGCTGGCAAGGATGAAGCTGTGAAGGTGATGGTGCTGAAAAGTGCAGGGGAGAAGGCCTTTTGTGCCGGTGCTTCGTTTGATGAGTTGATCTCCATAAATGACCTCGAAACGGGGAAAGTGTTCTTTTCGGGCTTTGCGGGCGTGATCAATGCCATGCGCAAAGCGCCTAAATTCGTGCTCTGCCGTGTGCAAGGGAAAGCCGTTGGAGGAGGTGTAGGGCTTGCTTCTGCTGCCGATTACACCTTCGGAACCAAGCATGCAGCCGTTAAGCTGAGCGAACTGGCCGTAGGTATCGGACCGTTTGTGGTAGGACCGGCCGTAGAGAAGAAGATCGGCAATGCGGCTTTCAGTCAGATGAGCATTGACGCCACCACCTGGTATTCGGCCGAGTGGGCAAGGGAGAAAGGACTGTACACTTCCATCCACGAAACCATTGAGGAGATGGATGCCGCCATCGATGTGCTGGCCGAGCAACTAGCTAAAAGCAACCCAGAAGCCATGGCCATGCTGAAGAAGGTCTTCTGGAAAGGAACCGAAGATTGGGATACCCTTCTTTCTGCACGTGCCGGAATGAGCGGAAAACTCGTGCTATCCGATTTTACCCGCAATGCCATCGGCAAGTTTAAGAAGGGGGAGAGGTAG
- a CDS encoding FG-GAP repeat protein gives MKLLSHFILFFLYLGSCHAQGTFQKLDDTNRQEGEVIGWSTSISKDQAVSGAPHYQIAVNKDTIVNAGAVYVFQRTTTGTWKESQQLTAPYPKANDWFGTAVSINGNHLAVGANGFDQVDDDGEHRIREGAVFMYEKGADGIWKLTQTLTIPSPSQSDNFGKNLMLQNGKLIVSAHMYKRGENPSTSGTVFIYQLTDNGKWIQRDQIQPPEGVKNFGYSISMSDRHVLITAAQSNSAYLYDLDESLKAVFKQKLVSPNSSVRHFASSVCVTDDYLFVGAEGETSYKLFDIDTLPATDSVFVMRIMTETDDGYQMAIELIPNDPSTLESMNITKEKFREEAVRVETWEQHEERKAGAGSVFVYEKDADGMWKVSQEITASDRGADDKFGMCLSAHDSLLIVGAFADALENTDPAEALYHGAAYVFQLTPNGRWKELEKLTSVQERSWLKFGFSVDMENDRAIIGSRFERINDDKVAGGVYIWEKQRFANNH, from the coding sequence ATGAAGCTTTTATCACACTTTATTTTATTCTTCCTCTATCTCGGCTCCTGCCATGCCCAAGGAACATTTCAAAAATTGGACGACACCAACAGACAAGAAGGTGAGGTAATAGGTTGGTCTACCAGTATTTCGAAAGATCAAGCCGTGTCTGGCGCACCCCATTATCAAATTGCTGTTAACAAGGACACGATTGTAAACGCAGGTGCGGTTTATGTTTTTCAACGAACAACTACCGGAACATGGAAGGAATCACAACAGCTAACCGCACCCTACCCTAAAGCAAATGATTGGTTCGGAACAGCGGTGAGCATCAACGGAAACCATTTAGCGGTTGGAGCCAACGGCTTCGATCAAGTGGATGATGACGGTGAGCATAGAATCAGGGAAGGGGCTGTATTCATGTACGAGAAAGGCGCTGATGGAATTTGGAAATTAACACAGACGCTTACCATTCCTTCTCCATCCCAAAGCGATAATTTCGGAAAGAATCTCATGTTGCAGAATGGTAAACTCATCGTTTCTGCCCACATGTACAAGCGCGGTGAAAACCCTTCAACCTCAGGTACGGTGTTCATTTATCAGTTGACTGATAATGGCAAGTGGATTCAGAGAGACCAAATACAGCCGCCTGAAGGCGTTAAAAATTTCGGTTATTCGATTTCCATGTCTGACCGCCACGTCCTGATTACCGCAGCACAGAGCAATAGTGCGTACCTCTATGATCTAGATGAGAGTCTGAAAGCTGTTTTCAAGCAGAAACTGGTCAGTCCTAATAGCAGTGTAAGGCACTTTGCAAGTTCTGTTTGCGTGACAGACGACTATCTCTTTGTTGGTGCCGAAGGAGAAACCAGCTATAAGCTATTCGATATAGATACACTGCCAGCAACAGATTCGGTTTTTGTGATGCGCATAATGACCGAGACAGATGATGGTTATCAGATGGCAATCGAACTGATTCCCAACGACCCTTCTACTTTAGAATCAATGAATATTACGAAAGAGAAATTCAGAGAAGAAGCCGTGAGGGTTGAAACGTGGGAGCAGCATGAAGAAAGAAAGGCTGGGGCTGGTTCTGTCTTTGTGTATGAGAAAGATGCGGATGGCATGTGGAAAGTTTCTCAGGAAATTACTGCTTCTGACCGTGGTGCTGACGATAAATTCGGAATGTGTTTAAGCGCTCACGACAGCTTGCTAATCGTTGGTGCATTTGCAGATGCATTGGAAAACACTGACCCAGCAGAAGCACTTTATCACGGAGCCGCCTATGTTTTTCAGTTGACTCCCAATGGCAGATGGAAAGAACTTGAAAAACTTACCTCAGTGCAGGAAAGAAGTTGGCTCAAGTTCGGATTTTCAGTAGATATGGAAAACGACAGAGCAATTATCGGCTCTCGTTTCGAACGAATTAATGACGACAAGGTAGCTGGTGGTGTTTATATCTGGGAGAAACAACGATTTGCCAACAACCACTAA